A region of the Arthrobacter sp. FW306-07-I genome:
TGCGGACCGGATCTTCCGGAAACTTCCCGTGGGCCCCAACGCCGACCCGCTGATCTTCGCCATATTCGCCTGCTTCGAGAGCCTCCTGGCTGCTGTCTACACGGGGCTGGGCGAACGTGCCCTGGCCGTGGGCGTGGAGACCGTGAAGCGGCGGACCTCCTTCAGGAACGGGGGGCGCAGCTACGCCCAGGACCCCGACATCCGCTGGAAGGTGGCGGACGCCGCCATGGCCATGGACAACCTGTACCCGCAGCTTCGGTCCGTGACGGTCGACGTCGACGCCCTTGCCGACCACGGGGCCCAATGGTTCCCCAAACTGGTGGGCCTGAAGGTGAACGCGACGGAGACGGCGCGCCGCGTGGTGGACCTGGCCATCCGCGTCAGCGGGGGATCAAGCTACTTCAGGGGCTCAGAGCTCGAACGGCTCTACCGCGATGTGCTGGCCGGGATGTTCCACCCCTCCGACGACGAGTCAGCCCACAACACTGTGGCGAACGCCTGGCTGGGCCCGCTGGAAGATTAGAGGGTCCACCGGACCGCGTACGCACTAGACGGTCCGCTGGACCTGCATCACCCGGCGGCGGAGCCAAAAGCGCCGGCCGCCGCCCACATAAAGCTTGCTGCGTTCCAGTTCCCACTTGCCGTATTCGGAGTGTTCAACCAGCCGGCGCCGCGCTTCGGGCAGGGAATCATCAGGACTGACGGTCAGTACGAGGTACTCGTACTGCCGCAAATAATCCCGTTCCCGCTGGACCGAGCTGGTGAGAAATTGTTCCTTCATTTGCTCTCCATTTTCGTCCTTTTCCCGCTAACGTGAAGTCATGAGCATCGATCCGCGTGTCGCGCTTTCGTCCCTGACCACCGCTTTGGAAGAACACCTTATAGCAGCATCCAACCGGCGCGGGGACGGCGACCCCTCAGTCGAAGCAGCATTTTTCGCAGTTGCCGATGCCTTCGAAGTTTACGAGGACGCGCTTTACGAGGCGTACAACGAAGTGACCCCGCTTCAGGTCTTCGACGACGAGGATGAAGAAGACGAGGAAGCCGACGTGGACGACGACGAAGACCTGGAGATCGTCGAGGAATAGCGGCCCCGGAAAACCCGGCAGCCCTAGGAAGCTGCCGAAACGTCCTCCAAGGCCCGAGCAATCTGCGGCGGCAGCGGCGCGAGCTGGGCGTCGAGGATTTCCTTCAACTGCACTGGTGTGCGGGCGCCGACGATGGCCGTGGCAACTCCCTGCTGCGACAGCAGCCACGAAAGCGCCACATCCTGGGGAGTCCGGCCCAGCCCGTTGGCGGCCATGCACACCGCATCGACGATCCGTGACGGCTTCTCCGCCAAATACGGCTCCACGTAGGCGGCCTCGCTGACGGACGCGCCACGGGAACCGGCCGGGATGGTACCCCGGTACTTCCCGGTGAGCACCCCACGGCCCAGCGGCCCCCACGCCATGAGCCCAAGCCCTGCGTCCTCCGCAGCCGGCATCAGCTCCGCCTCAGCCGACCGGTTAAGGAACGAATACTCGGCCTGGACCGCCACCAGCGGGACGCTGCTGACAGCGGCCGCCTTCGCCGCTTGCCAGCCCTTGAAGTTGGAGATCCCTGCATACCTGGCCCGCCCGGAGCGGACCGCGAAGTCAAGTGCCCCCAGCGTCTCGTCGAGGGGAACGTTGCCGTCCCACGCCTCGGCAAACCAGAGGTCCACGTAGTCGGTGCCCAGCCTGGCGAGGCTGGCGTCCAGCCCGGTCAGCATCGCGTTCCGCGACGTGTCCACCGCACGCCGGCCATCCGGCGTCGTCATTCCTGCTTTGGTGGAGATGGAAACCTCCGTGCGGGACACCACATCACCCAACAGGGAACCGAGGACTGCCTCTGAGGCGCCGCCCGCATATGACGCCGAAGTGTCCACGTGCCGGCCGCCTGCGTCGAGGAAGGTCCGCAGCAACTCTGAAGCGTCCTGCTCGTCAGTTTCCCCGCCCCAGGACCGGGTGCCCAGGGAGAGGGCTGAAACTCGCAAACCACTGTTGCCGACGTAACGCTGCTGCATAGCAGCAAGCTTACGGGCAGAAGCACAGGTGCCATGCCGTAGGGTCTTAGCGTGAACTGGTTTGAAGCGGCCCTGCTGGGCCTTGTGCAGGGACTGACCGAATTTTTACCGATTTCATCGAGCGCGCACCTGCGGATCGTGGGTGAATTCCTTCCCAACGCGCAGGACCCCGGGGCCGCCTTCACGGCCATCACCCAGCTCGGCACGGAGACCGCCGTGCTGATCTTTTTCTGGCGCGACATTGTCCGCATCGTCAAGGCATGGGCCGGATCCCTGACCTACAAAGTGCCGCGGCAGGATCCTGATGCCAGGATGGGCTGGCTGGTGATCCTGGGCAGCCTGCCCATCATCGTGCTCGGCCTGCTCTTCCAGGACCAGATCGAGTCCGTGCTCCGCAGCATGTGGATTGTGGCCACCATGCTGATCGTCTTCGGCCTGATCCTTGCCGTGGCCGACGCCACCGGTGCCCAGAAGCGGGACCTGACGCACCTGACCTATAAGCACGGCATTTTCTACGGCCTTGCCCAGGCCCTGGCATTGATCCCCGGCGTCTCCCGCTCCGGCGGCACCATCACTGCAGGCCTGCTCATGGGGTACACGCGGGAAGCCGCGGCACGGTATTCGTTCCTGCTGGCCATCCCCGCCGTGTTCGGCAGCGGGCTGTACCAGCTGTACAAGGTGGTCACCAAGGAAGGCCTTTCCGGGCCATTTGGCCTTCCGGAGACCGCCCTTGCCACTGTGATCGCCCTGGTAGTGGGATATGTCATCATCGGCTGGTTCCTGAAGTTCGTCTCGACGCGCAGCTACCGCCTCTTCGTCTGGTACCGCATCTTCCTGGGCCTGGCGCTCTACCTCCTGCTCGGTTTCGGCGTCATCAGCGCCTAGGGCTAGGCTTGGGCTTGTGAAATCCTGGACTTCCCGCCCCGTTCCTGCCCTGCCCGGAAACATGCCCGCGATTCGTTTGTTCGACACTGCGGCAGGCCGCGAAGTGGCACTTGAGCAGGAGGCCAGGCCCTCCATGTACGTCTGCGGCATCACCCCCTACGACGCGACCCACATGGGACATGCAGCCAGCTACGTTGCCTTTGACCTGCTCAACCGCGCCTGGCGCGACGCCGGCAGCGAGGTTTCCTATGTGCAGAACGTGACTGATGTGGACGATCCCCTGCTTGAACGTGCCACCGCCACCGGCGTCGACTGGCGCGACCTCGCCGCAGAGCAGGTGGAGCTCTTCCAGACCGACATGGAGGCGCTGAACGTCCTGGCACCCGACCACTACGTTGGCGCTGTGGAATCCATCGGCCTGATCGTCCCCGAGGTGGAGCGGCTGGTCAGCATGGGACTGGCCTACCAGGTGGCAGGCACCAACGGGGAACCTGACGGCGATGTCTATTACGACGTCGAAGCTGCCGGAAAGCAGTCGACGGCACCTGACGCCTGGGTACTGGGATGCATTTCCCACCTGGGCGAGAGCGCCATGCTGGAGCTTTTTGCCGAGCGCGGCGGCGATCCCGGAAGGGCCGGGAAGCGGCAGGCGCTTGACCCGCTGCTCTGGCGCGTGGAACGGCCGGGCGAACCCAGCTGGCCGGGTGGAAGCCTGGGCGCCGGAAGGCCCGGCTGGCACATCGAATGCACCGTCATCGCCCAGAAGTACCTGCCGTCGCCCTTCACGGTGCAGGGCGGTGGCTCGGACCTGATCTTCCCGCATCACGAGATGGGCGCCGGCCACGCGTACTCCCTCGCAGGGGTGCCCCTTGCCCGGCATTACGCCCATGCAGGCATGGTGGGGCTCGACGGCGAAAAGATGAGCAAGTCCAAGGGCAACCTGGTGCTGGTCTCCAAGCTCCGCGCTGCCGGTGAGGACCCGGCTGCAATCCGCCTGGCCATCCTGGCGCACCATTACCGCTCCGACTGGTCATGGACGGACGAAGGCTTCGCGGCCGCCAAGGCTGACCTGGCGGCGTGGCGGACTGCACTGGACCACGCCCCCGAAGGATCGGGAAAGGCGCTCCTCGCCGAAATCCGTGAAGCGCTGGCGGCAGACCTCAATGCCCCGGCGGCGGTTGCCGCCATCTCGCGCTGGGCACGGTCCGCGAACGACGGCGGTGCTGCCGCCAGCCCTGCTGACAGCATCCTGGCGAAAGATGCGGTGGACGCCCTGCTGGGCATCCGGCTGTAGTACTCCAGTTTGCAGGAACACAAGTGAGGGGCGTGGGCGGAATTCTTCCGCCCACGCCCCTCACCTGTTAATACTCAGGGCCGGTCCTGGCCCCGCCGCTTCAGGTACCGTTCGAATTCCCTGGCGATGGATTCGCCGCTGGCCTCCGGGAGGTCTGCGGTGTCCTTGGCTTCCTCCAGCTGCCGGACGTAGGCAGCAATTTCGGGATCCTCGGTAGCCAGTTCGTCCACGCCGCGTTCCCAGGCGTCAGCTTCCTCGGCCAGCTCATGGGTATCCAGGGGCACCTGCAGCAGCTCCTCGATGCGGTGCAGGAGGGCGAGCTGCGCCTTGGGGGAGGGAGCCTGGGCCACGTAGTGCGGCACGGCAGCCCACAAGGACACGGCAGGGATACCAGCCAGGAGCGCCACCTCGGACAGGACGCCCACAATGCCCACGGGGCCTTCGTACTGGGAGGCCTCCAGGTTCATCCGCTCCCTGAGCGGTGCGTCGTCGGAGGACGTGCTCACTGGGATAGGGCGGCTGTGCGGGACGTCCGCCAGCAGCGCTCCAACCAGCACCACGTAGTCCACATTCAGCGCCTCCGCATGGGCCAGCAGTTCTGCAGTGTAGGCGCGCCACTTATAGGACGGTTCCGTGCCCTGGACGAAGATGACGTCCACGTTGGAGTTGGGCGCGGTGGCTTTGTAGATGCGGGTTGAAGGCCACTTGATCTTGCGTTCCCCGGCCGCGTTCCTGCGGACGGTGGGGCGCGTGAACTGGAAGTCGTAATACTCATCGGCATCGATGGATGCCACCTTCTTGCCGCCCCACAACTTGTTCAGGTAACGCAGCGAATCGCTGGCCGCTTCTCCGGCGTCGTTCCACCCTTCAAAGGCGGCAAGCATCACCGTTACGCGCTGTCCGTCAGCCACTGGCTGCAGGAACCGTTCCCGCTCGGGTCCGGCACCCTGTTCGGCGGTGTCTCCCTCGAAGCTATTCATTTCTTCACCCTACGTCCAAGGTGCAGGGTCGCGCATGGAATGAAGCGCCGCAAATCCCCGGGAACCAGTGCAAACAGCACCGGCCCTGCGTCATATTCGCCAAGGGCGTAGCCCACAGCCGCCGCCCAGCCATCCCCCGTAGACTGGCGTCATGCGATTTCCTGCCTCCGGTTCACCGCTCAAAGCCGTCCTGTGGGACATGGACGGCACCATCGTGGACACCGAGCCATACTGGATCGCGGCGGAACATGCACTGGTGGAGGCACACGGTGGAACGTGGAGCCATGACCAGGCAATGCAGCTGGTTGGCCAGTCACTGACCTTTTCCGCGGGCCTGCTCCAACAGGCCGGCGTCGAGCTCGAAATCCGCGAAATCATCGACACCCTCACCGGACAGGTCATCAACAGCGTGCGGCAGCAGGTGCCGTGGCGCCCCGGCGCCCGTGAACTCCTTGAAGAACTGCACCTGGCCGGCGTTCGCTGCGCCCTGGTCACCATGTCGGAGGGACCGTTGGCCCGCGAGGTGGTGGCCAGCCTTCCCCGGCCGTACTTCGAAGTGCTGGTCACCGGCGATATCGTGAGCCAGGGCAAGCCGCACCCGGAGGCATATCTGACGGCCGTGGAACGGCTGCAGGAGAGCGATCCCGATCTTGGAATCCACCACTGCGTAGCCCTTGAGGACTCCGTGCCCGGCGTGGCCGCGGCCGTCGCCTCCGGCGTCGCCACTGTGGCCGTGCCCCACATTGTGCCGCTGCCGGACCACGACAGCTACGCACTCTGGGACACCCTCGCCGGCCGGGGGCTGGCTGAGCTGGAAGCACTGCTTCAGCGGGCGGACGCACCCGCGGCTTCAACGGGTGATGCACGTGGCTGACCCGGGCGGCCCCGGCCAAGGCACCAACCCGGCACGCCGCGAAGGCATCCCGCTGGGGCGGATCGCCGGCGTCCCCGTTGTCCTTGCGTACTCGTGGTTCGTGATCGCGGCCTTCACCGTGATCGTCTACGGGCCTGTGTTGGCCAGGAACAACCCGACGCTGGGCACGAGTGCCTATATCGTGGCGTTCGCGTACGCCGTCCTGCTCCTGATCTCAGTGCTCGTCCACGAACTCGCCCATGCCCTGACAGCAAAAATCTACGGCTGGCCTACGCAAAAGATTGTGCTTAACCTTTGGGGCGGCCACACCCAGTTCGAAAGCTTCACATCGTCTCCGGGCCGGTCCGTGCTCGTGGCGCTGGCGGGCCCGGCTGCCAACTTCGTCCTGGCGGGCGGGGCCTGGCTGCTGCTCGGCACCGACAGCCTTGGAAGCGTCGCGGAAATTCTGACGAACATCTTCATGTGGGCGAACTTCCTGATTGGCGTCTTCAACGTCCTGCCGGGCCTGCCACTGGACGGCGGCAGGCTGGTCGAGTCCATCGTCTGGAAGGCCACCGGCAGCCAGGCGAAAGGAACTGTTGCAGCCGGGTGGGGCGGGCGCATCATCGTCCTGGCCATTGCGTACTGGTTCCTCCTTCGCCCGTACCTGGCCGGAGATAGTCCGGACTTCAGCCTCCTCATGATCACTATCCTGGTGGGCGGGTTCCTCTGGATGGGAGCGTCAGCGTCCATCCAGCAAGGCACGCTGCGCGGCCGGCTCCCGCTGGTCAGTGCCGCGGCATTGTCGACGCCCGCCACCGGAATGCCTGCCACCGGCACCGTACGGGATGCCATCCGCCTGGGGGCAGCAGGAACAAAGTCTGTCGTGGTCTGCGGACCGGATGGCCGGCCCCAGGGCGTAGTTGACCCCGGCGCGGTGGCATCAGTGCCGGCTGCTGCCGCCGATACCACCCCCATCACCGCCGTTTCATTTCCACTGGCTGCAGGCGCCTACGTCCCTGAATGGTCCAAAGGGCAGGAGCTGATCCAGTTCCTTTCGCAGCTTGAGGGACGCCACTATGCAGTGGTGGACCACAACGGCATGGTCACTGGGCTAATGACCCAGGAGGCAGTCCTCGCGGCCATTACCGGCAAGCGCCCGCGCAACGATAGGCACCCGCAGGGCCAGAACCGGTAGAGTTACCTGCCGGTCGTGCATTGCCGCCGATAGAGCCACAACGTCCCAACGGACCGTCCGGTTGCGGCACAACAGGTTTACAGGAGCGAGGAAATATCATGAGCAGCGAAACTGCCGTCAACGACGCCAACGGAGCAGCCCAAGCCGGTGCTGCCGCCAGCGGCTCGCAGCCGGTGGGAGCTGCCCGTCGCCGCGGCCCCTTCCGTGAAGGCGAACGTGTCCAGCTCACCGATGAGCGGGGCCGCATGAACACCATCACCCTGGAACGCGGCGGCGCATTCCACACCCACCGCGGGTTCCTCAACCATGACGAAATCATTGGCAAGGTCGACGGCTCCGTGGTGGTCAACAATGTCGGCCAGCAGTACCAGACCCTCCGCCCCCTGCTCTCCGACTTCGTCCTCTCCATGCCGCGCGGCGCCGCCGTCGTCTATCCCAAGGACGCCGGCCAGATCGTCACCATGGCGGACATCTTCCCGGGCGCACGTGTAGTGGAAGCCGGCGTCGGCTCCGGCGCCCTCTCCATCTCCCTGCTCCGCGCCGTGGGCGATAACGGCTACCTGCACTCCTTCGAACGGCGCCAGGAATTCGCGGACATCGCCCGCGGAAACGTGGAGACGATCTTTGGCGGCCCGCACCCCGCCTGGCAGATCTCCCTGGGTGATTTCCAGGAGGAAGTGGTCAAAGCCGAGGAACCCGGCTCCGTGGACCGCGTTGTCCTGGACATGCTCGCGCCTTGGGAATGCCTCGACGCCGTTGCCACCGTCCTCGCGCCCGGCGGCGTGTGGATCAACTACGTTGCCACCGTCACCCAGCTCTCCCGCACCGCGGAAGCCATCCGGGCGGACGGCCGGTTCACCGAACCCGACGCGTGGGAGTCGATGGTCCGCGGCTGGCACCTGGAAGGTCTCGCCGTCCGTCCCGACCACCGAATGGTGGCCCACACCGGATTCCTGCTGGTCACGCGGCGGCTCGCCGACGGCGTCACCGGCATTTCAGTCAAGCGCCGCCCGTCCAAGACCGACTTCAACGAAGAGGACGTCAACGCCTGGACTCCGGGGGCCGTGGGGGAGCGCGCTGTATCGGACAAGAAGCTCCGGCGCGCCGCCCGTGACGCCATCGCGGGGACCAACGTGGTGGACGGGCCAGAGGTCACGAACTAGTCCACATTTCGGGAGTCTCCATCCCTACCCGGCAATCTGGGACTAATGTCTTAAGAGAAGCGCAGGAAGGGGCTGATACATCATGGAGACACCAAACACGGACTCCGGACGTACTCCGGCAGAGCAGTCTGCCGCCAACGACCTCTCGGTTGCTGACCGCCAGGTCAACATACTTCGGGACAAGCTCAGGCATATCGACCGCCAGCTGGCAGCAGCCACGCAGAACAACTCCAAGCTGGTCAGCATGCTTGAGACTGCCAAGGCAGAGATCCTGCGGTTGAAAAACGCCCTGGACCAGGAAGGGCAGCCGCCATACAGCTTCGGCACCATCCTCCAAATAAATCCGAAGCGGCAGCCTGCTCCGGGCAACAGCGGCCAGGCCGCCACTGAAGAGTCGGTGGACATCTTCAACGCCGGGCGGAAAATGCGGGTGGGCATCAGCCCGCTGGTGAACATCAACCAGCTCGCGGTAGGGCAGGAAGTGCTCCTGAACGAGGCACTCCTGATCGTGGCGGGACTGGGCTACGAACGCGCCGGTGAACTTGCCACGCTGAAGGAAATGCTGGGACGCGACCGGGCCCTGGTGGTGGGCCGTGCGGACGAGGAACGCGTCGTCCGGCTTTCCGGTGCCCTCCTCTCCGAGAAACTCCGGGTTGGCGACGCCCTGTCCGTCGATTCCCGGACCGGCTACGCCTTGGAGAAAGTACCCCGCTCCGAGGTGGAGAACCTGGTCCTTGAGGAAGTTCCGGACATCACCTACGAAGACATCGGCGGCCTCGGCCCGCAGATTGAACAGATCCGCGACGCCGTCGAACTGCCGTTCCTGCACCCGGACCTCTACCGGGAACATGGCCTGAAGGCTCCCAAGGGCATCCTCCTTTACGGTCCTCCGGGCTGCGGCAAGACCCTGATCGCCAAGGCCGTTGCCAACTCGCTCGCCGCCCGCGCAGCGGAGCGTTCCGGAAACGTTGACTTGAAGAGCTATTTCCTCAACATCAAGGGGCCTGAGCTCCTGGACAAGTACGTGGGTGAAACAGAGCGGCACATCCGCCTCATCTTCTCCCGCGCCCGGGAGAAGGCCTCGGACGGCAGCCCCGTCGTGGTGTTCTTTGACGAGATGGACTCACTGTTCCGTACCCGCGGCACCGGCATCTCGTCCGACGTCGAGACCACCATCGTGCCGCAGCTCCTCAGCGAGATCGACGGCGTGGAGCGCCTCGACAATGTCATCGTCATTGGCGCGTCCAATCGCGAGGACATGATCGACCCCGCAATCCTGCGGCCCGGACGTCTGGACGTCAAGGTCAAGATCCAGCGGCCCGACGCGGAAGCTGCTGCAGACATTTTCAACAAATACATCACCACGGACCTGCCGTTCCACGAATCCGACCTGGCCGAACACAACGGGGACATCCAGGCCACCGTTGATGCCATGGTCCAGCGAACGGTGGAGGCGATGTACTCCACGGACAAGTCCAACGAGTTCCTGGAGGTCACCTACGCCAATGGTGACACCGAAATGTTGTACTTCAAGGACTTCAACTCCGGGGCCGTGGTCCAGAACGTGGTGGACCGGGCCAAGAAGTACGCCATCAAGGACCTGCTGACCACGCACCAGAAGGGCCTCCGGATCGAGCACCTGCTGCGCGCCGTGGTGGATGAGTTCCGTGAACACGAAGACATGCCCAACACCACCAATCCGGATGACTGGGCCCGGATTTCCGGGAAGAAGGGCGAACGGATCACCTATATCCGCACCATCGTCCAAGGGAAAGCCGGCCAGGAGCCGGGCAAGTCCATCGAGACCATGCCGACCACAGGACAGTATCTATGACGGGTGCACACGGCTCCGCCGGTGGGGAAGGCCTCCCCGCCGGCGGGGCCATGCGCGTCATGGGAGCGGAAACCGAATACGGCATCCATGCCCCATCTGCGCCATCCGCCAACGCCACCATGATGAGCGCCAGGGTGGTGCAGGCCTACGCCCAGGTGACCCGGCAACGCGCTGCGGGCGGAGCGGAAACGCGCTGGGACTACACCGACGAAGAGCCGCTGCACGATGCCCGCGGCTGGACAGTGGACAGGGGCGCCGCACATCCCACCCAGCTGACCGACCAGCCGCCGGTGCTCGACGCGGAGGCGGTGGCCCTGGCCTACGGCCGCGAGGAACTTGAACTCGACGGCCAGGACGAATCCGGCACCCTGCTGATGAACATGGTCCTGGGCAACGGGGCCCGGCTGTACGTCGACCACGCGCACCCTGAGTACTCCAGCCCCGAAGTCACCAACCCGCGCGACGCCGTGGCCTGGGACGCCGCAGGTGACCTGGTGGGATTGGCTGCCGTCCGCAGGCTGGCCGCGGACCCGGCCCTGCCGCCGGTCAATCTGTACAAGAACAACACTGACAACAAGTCCGTGTCCTACGGTTCGCACGAGAACTACCTCATGCCAAGGTCGGTACCGTTCGGGGACATCGTGCGGGGGCTGACACCGTTCTTCGTGAGCCGGCAGGTGGTCTGTGGGGCCGGCCGGCTGGGACTCGGCCAGGACAGCTCGATTCCCGGCTTCCAAATCAGCCAGCGGGCGGACTTTTTCGAAGCCGAAGTGGGGCTCGAAACCACCATCCGCAGGCCCATCATCAATACCAGGGACGAGCCCCACTCCACAGCGGACAAGTACCGGCGCCTGCACGTGATCATCGGGGACGCCAACCTCAGCCAGGTGTCCAATTACCTCAAGTTCGGCACCACGGCGATGGTCCTCAGCCTCATTGAAGCGGGGCTTGCGCCCAAAATCGAGGTCTATGAACCCGTCGCAGCCCTCAAGACCGTCAGCCACGACACTTCGCTGACCGCAAAGCTGCGCCTACTCGACGGAAGGCGCGTCACGGCCCTGGACCTCCAGTGGATGTACCACGAGGCTGCGGCCAAACTCGCGCAGGACACCGGTGTGGGTGACGCCGTGGACGGTGACGGACATACCCACGAGGTCCTGGAGCGGTGGGCGTCCGTTCTTACCCAGCTTGACAGCGACAGGGCCGCTGCCGCCACCTCTGTTGAGTGGCTGGCCAAACTCTCCCTGCTGGACGGCTACCGCCAGCGCGACGGACTGGAATGGAGCGACGCGCGGCTGGGTCTGGTGGATCTCCAATGGGCGGACATCAGGCCCGAGAAAGGCCTCTACTACCGCCTGCTGTCCAGGAACCGGATGCAGCGGCTGGTGGATGATGCCACCATCGCCGCGGCAGTAGCGGAGCCGCCGGCCGACACCCGGGCCTACTTCCGGGGCAAGTGCATCAGCAGCTTCGGCAAGGACGTAGTGGGGGCAAGCTGGGACTCTGTCATCTTCGACGTGCCCGGTTATGGAAGGCTTCAGCGGGTGCCCACCCGTGAGCCCCTGAGGGGAACCAAAGCCCTGACTGGAGCGTTATTCGAGCGCTATCGGGAAGCGGGCCCATTCCTCGGGG
Encoded here:
- a CDS encoding DUF5703 family protein, translating into MKEQFLTSSVQRERDYLRQYEYLVLTVSPDDSLPEARRRLVEHSEYGKWELERSKLYVGGGRRFWLRRRVMQVQRTV
- a CDS encoding aldo/keto reductase; this encodes MQQRYVGNSGLRVSALSLGTRSWGGETDEQDASELLRTFLDAGGRHVDTSASYAGGASEAVLGSLLGDVVSRTEVSISTKAGMTTPDGRRAVDTSRNAMLTGLDASLARLGTDYVDLWFAEAWDGNVPLDETLGALDFAVRSGRARYAGISNFKGWQAAKAAAVSSVPLVAVQAEYSFLNRSAEAELMPAAEDAGLGLMAWGPLGRGVLTGKYRGTIPAGSRGASVSEAAYVEPYLAEKPSRIVDAVCMAANGLGRTPQDVALSWLLSQQGVATAIVGARTPVQLKEILDAQLAPLPPQIARALEDVSAAS
- a CDS encoding undecaprenyl-diphosphate phosphatase, translating into MNWFEAALLGLVQGLTEFLPISSSAHLRIVGEFLPNAQDPGAAFTAITQLGTETAVLIFFWRDIVRIVKAWAGSLTYKVPRQDPDARMGWLVILGSLPIIVLGLLFQDQIESVLRSMWIVATMLIVFGLILAVADATGAQKRDLTHLTYKHGIFYGLAQALALIPGVSRSGGTITAGLLMGYTREAAARYSFLLAIPAVFGSGLYQLYKVVTKEGLSGPFGLPETALATVIALVVGYVIIGWFLKFVSTRSYRLFVWYRIFLGLALYLLLGFGVISA
- the mshC gene encoding cysteine--1-D-myo-inosityl 2-amino-2-deoxy-alpha-D-glucopyranoside ligase gives rise to the protein MKSWTSRPVPALPGNMPAIRLFDTAAGREVALEQEARPSMYVCGITPYDATHMGHAASYVAFDLLNRAWRDAGSEVSYVQNVTDVDDPLLERATATGVDWRDLAAEQVELFQTDMEALNVLAPDHYVGAVESIGLIVPEVERLVSMGLAYQVAGTNGEPDGDVYYDVEAAGKQSTAPDAWVLGCISHLGESAMLELFAERGGDPGRAGKRQALDPLLWRVERPGEPSWPGGSLGAGRPGWHIECTVIAQKYLPSPFTVQGGGSDLIFPHHEMGAGHAYSLAGVPLARHYAHAGMVGLDGEKMSKSKGNLVLVSKLRAAGEDPAAIRLAILAHHYRSDWSWTDEGFAAAKADLAAWRTALDHAPEGSGKALLAEIREALAADLNAPAAVAAISRWARSANDGGAAASPADSILAKDAVDALLGIRL
- a CDS encoding PAC2 family protein; the protein is MNSFEGDTAEQGAGPERERFLQPVADGQRVTVMLAAFEGWNDAGEAASDSLRYLNKLWGGKKVASIDADEYYDFQFTRPTVRRNAAGERKIKWPSTRIYKATAPNSNVDVIFVQGTEPSYKWRAYTAELLAHAEALNVDYVVLVGALLADVPHSRPIPVSTSSDDAPLRERMNLEASQYEGPVGIVGVLSEVALLAGIPAVSLWAAVPHYVAQAPSPKAQLALLHRIEELLQVPLDTHELAEEADAWERGVDELATEDPEIAAYVRQLEEAKDTADLPEASGESIAREFERYLKRRGQDRP
- a CDS encoding HAD family hydrolase, whose translation is MRFPASGSPLKAVLWDMDGTIVDTEPYWIAAEHALVEAHGGTWSHDQAMQLVGQSLTFSAGLLQQAGVELEIREIIDTLTGQVINSVRQQVPWRPGARELLEELHLAGVRCALVTMSEGPLAREVVASLPRPYFEVLVTGDIVSQGKPHPEAYLTAVERLQESDPDLGIHHCVALEDSVPGVAAAVASGVATVAVPHIVPLPDHDSYALWDTLAGRGLAELEALLQRADAPAASTGDARG
- a CDS encoding site-2 protease family protein → MHVADPGGPGQGTNPARREGIPLGRIAGVPVVLAYSWFVIAAFTVIVYGPVLARNNPTLGTSAYIVAFAYAVLLLISVLVHELAHALTAKIYGWPTQKIVLNLWGGHTQFESFTSSPGRSVLVALAGPAANFVLAGGAWLLLGTDSLGSVAEILTNIFMWANFLIGVFNVLPGLPLDGGRLVESIVWKATGSQAKGTVAAGWGGRIIVLAIAYWFLLRPYLAGDSPDFSLLMITILVGGFLWMGASASIQQGTLRGRLPLVSAAALSTPATGMPATGTVRDAIRLGAAGTKSVVVCGPDGRPQGVVDPGAVASVPAAAADTTPITAVSFPLAAGAYVPEWSKGQELIQFLSQLEGRHYAVVDHNGMVTGLMTQEAVLAAITGKRPRNDRHPQGQNR
- a CDS encoding tRNA (adenine-N1)-methyltransferase; translated protein: MSSETAVNDANGAAQAGAAASGSQPVGAARRRGPFREGERVQLTDERGRMNTITLERGGAFHTHRGFLNHDEIIGKVDGSVVVNNVGQQYQTLRPLLSDFVLSMPRGAAVVYPKDAGQIVTMADIFPGARVVEAGVGSGALSISLLRAVGDNGYLHSFERRQEFADIARGNVETIFGGPHPAWQISLGDFQEEVVKAEEPGSVDRVVLDMLAPWECLDAVATVLAPGGVWINYVATVTQLSRTAEAIRADGRFTEPDAWESMVRGWHLEGLAVRPDHRMVAHTGFLLVTRRLADGVTGISVKRRPSKTDFNEEDVNAWTPGAVGERAVSDKKLRRAARDAIAGTNVVDGPEVTN
- the arc gene encoding proteasome ATPase — translated: METPNTDSGRTPAEQSAANDLSVADRQVNILRDKLRHIDRQLAAATQNNSKLVSMLETAKAEILRLKNALDQEGQPPYSFGTILQINPKRQPAPGNSGQAATEESVDIFNAGRKMRVGISPLVNINQLAVGQEVLLNEALLIVAGLGYERAGELATLKEMLGRDRALVVGRADEERVVRLSGALLSEKLRVGDALSVDSRTGYALEKVPRSEVENLVLEEVPDITYEDIGGLGPQIEQIRDAVELPFLHPDLYREHGLKAPKGILLYGPPGCGKTLIAKAVANSLAARAAERSGNVDLKSYFLNIKGPELLDKYVGETERHIRLIFSRAREKASDGSPVVVFFDEMDSLFRTRGTGISSDVETTIVPQLLSEIDGVERLDNVIVIGASNREDMIDPAILRPGRLDVKVKIQRPDAEAAADIFNKYITTDLPFHESDLAEHNGDIQATVDAMVQRTVEAMYSTDKSNEFLEVTYANGDTEMLYFKDFNSGAVVQNVVDRAKKYAIKDLLTTHQKGLRIEHLLRAVVDEFREHEDMPNTTNPDDWARISGKKGERITYIRTIVQGKAGQEPGKSIETMPTTGQYL
- the dop gene encoding depupylase/deamidase Dop gives rise to the protein MTGAHGSAGGEGLPAGGAMRVMGAETEYGIHAPSAPSANATMMSARVVQAYAQVTRQRAAGGAETRWDYTDEEPLHDARGWTVDRGAAHPTQLTDQPPVLDAEAVALAYGREELELDGQDESGTLLMNMVLGNGARLYVDHAHPEYSSPEVTNPRDAVAWDAAGDLVGLAAVRRLAADPALPPVNLYKNNTDNKSVSYGSHENYLMPRSVPFGDIVRGLTPFFVSRQVVCGAGRLGLGQDSSIPGFQISQRADFFEAEVGLETTIRRPIINTRDEPHSTADKYRRLHVIIGDANLSQVSNYLKFGTTAMVLSLIEAGLAPKIEVYEPVAALKTVSHDTSLTAKLRLLDGRRVTALDLQWMYHEAAAKLAQDTGVGDAVDGDGHTHEVLERWASVLTQLDSDRAAAATSVEWLAKLSLLDGYRQRDGLEWSDARLGLVDLQWADIRPEKGLYYRLLSRNRMQRLVDDATIAAAVAEPPADTRAYFRGKCISSFGKDVVGASWDSVIFDVPGYGRLQRVPTREPLRGTKALTGALFERYREAGPFLGELLGHSSTPPAG